The following coding sequences lie in one Anomaloglossus baeobatrachus isolate aAnoBae1 chromosome 7, aAnoBae1.hap1, whole genome shotgun sequence genomic window:
- the LOC142245909 gene encoding endoribonuclease YbeY-like isoform X1 produces MSLLIRNLQHVIPLRRAHLRKNLEIARKCLRVERFDVGVICINDTKIRHLNRLYRQQDKATDVLSFPFHENLCPGLSPNPPFPDEYNLGDIYLGVELIYHQCQEKEEDFNNVLTVSYGECKSYGVTAVHGLCHLLGYTHHSPEDWKKQMFEKESDVLMEINRATGSALSPLTSEHYDQE; encoded by the exons ATGTCTCTTCTTATCCGGAACCTGCAGCACGTGATCCCTCTCCGCAGAGCCCATTTACGCAAGAATCTAGAAATTGCCAGAAAGTGTCTCCGCGTGGAGAGGTTTGATGTCGGGGTAATATGTATAAATGATACAAAGATCCGACACCTGAACAGACTTTACAGACAGCAAGACAAAGCTACGGACGTGCTGTCATTTCCATTTCATGAG AATTTGTGCCCCGGATTGTCACCTAATCCACCATTCCCAGATGAATACAATTTAGGAGACATTTACCTTGGAGTAGAGTTGATATATCACCAGTGTCAAGAAAAGGAGGAGGATTTTAACAATGTCTTGACTGTAAGTTATGGAGAATGCAAATCTTATGGT GTGACAGCAGTACACGGCTTATGTCACCTGCTTGGTTATACACATCATAGTCCAGAGGACTGGAAAAAG cag ATGTTTGAGAAGGAAAGTGACGTTCTAATGGAGATAAACCGAGCTACTGGATCTGCACTTAGCCCACTGACGTCAGAGCATTACGACCAAGAATAA
- the LOC142245909 gene encoding endoribonuclease YbeY-like isoform X2 has translation MSLLIRNLQHVIPLRRAHLRKNLEIARKCLRVERFDVGVICINDTKIRHLNRLYRQQDKATDVLSFPFHENLCPGLSPNPPFPDEYNLGDIYLGVELIYHQCQEKEEDFNNVLTVTAVHGLCHLLGYTHHSPEDWKKMFEKESDVLMEINRATGSALSPLTSEHYDQE, from the exons ATGTCTCTTCTTATCCGGAACCTGCAGCACGTGATCCCTCTCCGCAGAGCCCATTTACGCAAGAATCTAGAAATTGCCAGAAAGTGTCTCCGCGTGGAGAGGTTTGATGTCGGGGTAATATGTATAAATGATACAAAGATCCGACACCTGAACAGACTTTACAGACAGCAAGACAAAGCTACGGACGTGCTGTCATTTCCATTTCATGAG AATTTGTGCCCCGGATTGTCACCTAATCCACCATTCCCAGATGAATACAATTTAGGAGACATTTACCTTGGAGTAGAGTTGATATATCACCAGTGTCAAGAAAAGGAGGAGGATTTTAACAATGTCTTGACT GTGACAGCAGTACACGGCTTATGTCACCTGCTTGGTTATACACATCATAGTCCAGAGGACTGGAAAAAG ATGTTTGAGAAGGAAAGTGACGTTCTAATGGAGATAAACCGAGCTACTGGATCTGCACTTAGCCCACTGACGTCAGAGCATTACGACCAAGAATAA
- the LOC142245909 gene encoding endoribonuclease YbeY-like isoform X3 encodes MSLLIRNLQHVIPLRRAHLRKNLEIARKCLRVERFDVGVICINDTKIRHLNRLYRQQDKATDVLSFPFHEVTAVHGLCHLLGYTHHSPEDWKKMFEKESDVLMEINRATGSALSPLTSEHYDQE; translated from the exons ATGTCTCTTCTTATCCGGAACCTGCAGCACGTGATCCCTCTCCGCAGAGCCCATTTACGCAAGAATCTAGAAATTGCCAGAAAGTGTCTCCGCGTGGAGAGGTTTGATGTCGGGGTAATATGTATAAATGATACAAAGATCCGACACCTGAACAGACTTTACAGACAGCAAGACAAAGCTACGGACGTGCTGTCATTTCCATTTCATGAG GTGACAGCAGTACACGGCTTATGTCACCTGCTTGGTTATACACATCATAGTCCAGAGGACTGGAAAAAG ATGTTTGAGAAGGAAAGTGACGTTCTAATGGAGATAAACCGAGCTACTGGATCTGCACTTAGCCCACTGACGTCAGAGCATTACGACCAAGAATAA
- the LOC142245909 gene encoding endoribonuclease YbeY-like isoform X4, with amino-acid sequence MSLLIRNLQHVIPLRRAHLRKNLEINLCPGLSPNPPFPDEYNLGDIYLGVELIYHQCQEKEEDFNNVLTVTAVHGLCHLLGYTHHSPEDWKKMFEKESDVLMEINRATGSALSPLTSEHYDQE; translated from the exons ATGTCTCTTCTTATCCGGAACCTGCAGCACGTGATCCCTCTCCGCAGAGCCCATTTACGCAAGAATCTAGAAATT AATTTGTGCCCCGGATTGTCACCTAATCCACCATTCCCAGATGAATACAATTTAGGAGACATTTACCTTGGAGTAGAGTTGATATATCACCAGTGTCAAGAAAAGGAGGAGGATTTTAACAATGTCTTGACT GTGACAGCAGTACACGGCTTATGTCACCTGCTTGGTTATACACATCATAGTCCAGAGGACTGGAAAAAG ATGTTTGAGAAGGAAAGTGACGTTCTAATGGAGATAAACCGAGCTACTGGATCTGCACTTAGCCCACTGACGTCAGAGCATTACGACCAAGAATAA